The Panacibacter microcysteis DNA window CTGATCGATAAATGGATGCAGACCAAAACAGCCGTGTATAACTTTACGGCAGATGATGGCATAGAACATGCCATCTGGATCATCAACGATTCTGCGGTAATAGAAAAAATATCTGCGCTGTTCAAGGAAGAAGTGTCCTGCACCTATATTGCAGACGGCCACCACCGTGCCGCCTCTGCAGCCAAAGTGAGAAAAGCCTTGGGTAAAGATGCATCAGCAGATGCAGGCTATTTTCTTACCACCTTATTCCCGGCCAGCCAGTTGGCAATTATGGATTATAACCGCGTTATTAAAAACCTGAATGGCCACACTACCGAAGCCTTGCTGGAATTATTATCAGCAGACTTTACTATTGAACCGCAGGGCCGCAAAGCTTATAAGCCACAGCAGTTGCACGAGTTCGGTTTTTACACAGAAAGAAAATGGTATAAACTAACTGCAAAAGAAGGTACATATACAACAGACCCGATTGGTATTTTAGATGTGACCATTCTACAGAACAATATACTGGGTAAACATCTTAATATACACGACCAGCGTACAGACAAGAACATTGATTTTGTAGGTGGTATACGTGGTTTGGGAGAGCTGGAAAACAGGGTAAACAGCGGCGAAATGGCTGCAGCATTCAGTTTATACCCTGTTAGCATAGAGCAGTTATTTGCCATTGCAGACTCGGGTAATGTAATGCCGCCGAAAAGTACCTGGTTTGAGCCAAAGCTGAGAGATGGCCTGTTAACACATCTTATTACTGAATGAAAAAGATCTTACACCAACTTATCGTAATCATCGGTTGCCTGGTAATGACCACGCATGCTTTTGCGCAGGATGCAGAAGCATTGCATGAGACAGGCAGAAGTTTTATGCGGCAGGGAGATTTTCCTTCCGCATTACAGGCTTTTGATAAAGCACTTGCTATTAAGCCGGATGCAATCGATATTTTAAAAGATAAGGCGTTTGTATATTACCTGCAAAGAGATTTTGCATCAACCATAGAACTAAGTAAAAAAATTACTGAGCGCGAAGATGCAGATGCGCAAAGTTTCCAGATACTGGGCCTAGCCTATAAAGCTATCGCAGAAACGAAGGAAAGTGAGAAAATGTATAAAAAAGCATTGACCAGGTTTCCTAAAAGCGGTGCGCTTAACTGCGATTATGGTGAGTTTATTGCTGCATCTAACCCGGCAGATGCAATCAAGTACTGGGAGAAAGGTATAGAAGCAGATCCTAACTATAGCGGCAATTATTATTTTGCTACAAAGTATTATGCACAAAAAGGAAATATTATCTGGGGTCTGTTGTACGGAGAGATTTTCGTCAATATTGAAAGCCTCAGTAAGCGGTCAGAAGAAATAAAAACCATTCTGTTTGGCGGTTACCGTAAACTGTTTGATGATCTGTCTATACTTGATAATCCAAAACAAAACGGTACACCATTTGAAAAAGCGGTGGCGCAGAATCTGTCAGATCTTACCTCGTTTGGCAGGTTTGGCATTACGCCGGAAATGCTCACAGCGTTAAGGGCACGTTTTATTCTCAACTGGTATAGTAACAGCCAGTCCAAAGGCCTGGTATTCCCGCTGTTCGAGTACCAGCGCA harbors:
- a CDS encoding DUF1015 domain-containing protein, with the translated sequence MSIIKPFKALRPQAQFAKQVASRPYDVLSSAEARKEAQGNPASFLHITKSEIDLPESADIHSQQVYDAAKENLTAFLKRDILFKENKECYYVYRLIMDGRSQTGLVCVSSVDDYENDIIKKHEFTRPEKEQDRINHIKTTGAQTGNVFLAYRNVAALDELIDKWMQTKTAVYNFTADDGIEHAIWIINDSAVIEKISALFKEEVSCTYIADGHHRAASAAKVRKALGKDASADAGYFLTTLFPASQLAIMDYNRVIKNLNGHTTEALLELLSADFTIEPQGRKAYKPQQLHEFGFYTERKWYKLTAKEGTYTTDPIGILDVTILQNNILGKHLNIHDQRTDKNIDFVGGIRGLGELENRVNSGEMAAAFSLYPVSIEQLFAIADSGNVMPPKSTWFEPKLRDGLLTHLITE
- a CDS encoding tetratricopeptide repeat protein gives rise to the protein MKKILHQLIVIIGCLVMTTHAFAQDAEALHETGRSFMRQGDFPSALQAFDKALAIKPDAIDILKDKAFVYYLQRDFASTIELSKKITEREDADAQSFQILGLAYKAIAETKESEKMYKKALTRFPKSGALNCDYGEFIAASNPADAIKYWEKGIEADPNYSGNYYFATKYYAQKGNIIWGLLYGEIFVNIESLSKRSEEIKTILFGGYRKLFDDLSILDNPKQNGTPFEKAVAQNLSDLTSFGRFGITPEMLTALRARFILNWYSNSQSKGLVFPLFEYQRRLLRQGHFDAYNQWLIGTNADAQKYTQWVQQHGEEVKGFQQYQRSNLFKIPAGQYMLH